A stretch of Solea senegalensis isolate Sse05_10M linkage group LG10, IFAPA_SoseM_1, whole genome shotgun sequence DNA encodes these proteins:
- the fbxl22 gene encoding F-box and leucine-rich protein 22, producing the protein MCLRRHHVSRPHNTRCRLIVAAYQQAYHSLRPLSVLELLTMHLTQLNHECLLHLFSFLDKDSRKSLSLTCHGLHEIFLDPCLWDLLHFSSPCQLRRDNFVLGPSLRYLTVCWYSSRVLQVCNIEDWLKTSFQKDICSKHERLVSTFLGQVCHTCPTLLELTLSGCGHITDQDVISVLQSCRRLRFLHLENCVRITDRSLEGVASHGDSLEEVKVDFCRNITKAGLQAVREKRPGIQLSAERSAELIPDSKPEKKVPLRRTLQKVLQFS; encoded by the exons ATGTGTCTGAGAAGGCATCATGTATCTAGGCCACACAATACACGCTGCAGGCTCATTGTTGCTGCCTACCAGCAGGCCTATCACTCCCTCaggcctctgtctgtcttggaACTGCTCACAATGCACCTCACCCAGCTCAATCACGAgtgcctcctccacctcttttCCTTTCTGGACAAGGATAGCCGCAAGAGTTTGTCCCTCACCTGTCATGGGCTGCATGAGATCTTCCTGGACCCCTGTCTCTGGGATCTACTACACTTCAGCTCCCCGTGTCAGCTGAGGAGAGACAACTTTGTGCTGGGACCCTCACTGCGTTACTTGACTGTTTGCTGGTATTCCAGCAGAGTCCTGCAAGTGTGCAACATCGAGGACTGGCTAAAGACCTCGTTTCAGAAGGACATCTGTAGTAAACATGAGCGCCTGGTCAGCACTTTCCTGGGCCAAGTCTGCCACAC GTGTCCCACCCTGCTCGAGTTAACCCTGTCCGGCTGTGGACACATCACTGACCAGGATGTGATCTCtgtgctgcagagctgcaggaggctACGCTTTCTGCACCTGGAGAACTGTGTCCGCATCACCGACCGCAGCCTGGAAGGTGTGGCGTCTCATGGAGACAGTCTGGAGGAGGTGAAAGTGGACTTTTGCAGGAACATCACCAAGGCAGGGCTGCAGGCTGTCAGGGAGAAGAGGCCGGGCATCCAGCTGAGCGCAGAGAGAAGTGCTGAGCTCATCCCTGACAGCAAGCCTGAGAAGAAGGTGCCACTTAGGAGGACGCTGCAGAAAGTCCTGCAGTTCTCCTGA